A stretch of Gemmobacter fulvus DNA encodes these proteins:
- a CDS encoding AAA family ATPase, whose protein sequence is MSNLPKSIDAVEALLADHGYIAARALATVVFLSLKLGRPLFLEGEAGVGKTEIAKVIAAALGRRLIRLQCYEGLDAASAVYEWNFAAQMIAIRTAEAGGGADRSALRAELFTEDYLIERPLLAAMRPQPGGAPVLLIDELDRTDEPFEAYLLEALSDFQVTIPELGTVKAPEAPIVILTSNRTREVHDALKRRCLYHWVDYPDAAREAQILTARCPEAQQALSREVVAFVQRLRSEDLFKKPGVAETIDWAKCLLALDVISLTPEVIADTLGAILKYQDDIQKIQGAEAKRILDEIRRDLAPV, encoded by the coding sequence TTGCGACGGTGGTGTTCCTGTCGCTGAAACTCGGGCGTCCGTTGTTTCTGGAAGGCGAGGCGGGCGTCGGCAAGACCGAGATTGCCAAGGTGATCGCGGCGGCCTTGGGGCGGCGGCTGATCCGGCTGCAATGTTACGAAGGGCTGGATGCGGCTTCGGCGGTTTACGAATGGAATTTCGCGGCACAGATGATCGCCATCCGCACCGCCGAGGCGGGCGGCGGCGCAGATCGCAGCGCCTTGCGTGCCGAGTTGTTCACCGAGGACTATCTGATCGAACGCCCGTTGCTGGCCGCGATGCGCCCGCAACCCGGTGGCGCGCCGGTACTGCTGATCGACGAGCTGGACCGCACCGATGAGCCCTTTGAGGCCTATCTGCTGGAGGCGCTGAGTGATTTTCAGGTGACAATCCCCGAGCTTGGCACCGTCAAGGCCCCCGAGGCACCGATTGTGATCCTCACCTCCAACCGCACGCGTGAGGTACATGACGCGCTCAAACGCCGCTGCCTTTATCATTGGGTGGATTACCCGGATGCTGCGCGCGAAGCGCAGATCCTGACGGCCCGCTGCCCCGAGGCGCAACAGGCGCTGTCGCGCGAGGTGGTGGCCTTTGTGCAGCGCCTGCGCAGCGAGGATCTGTTCAAGAAACCCGGCGTGGCCGAAACGATCGACTGGGCGAAATGCCTGCTGGCGCTGGATGTGATCTCGCTCACCCCCGAGGTGATTGCCGATACGCTGGGCGCGATTCTGAAATATCAGGATGACATCCAGAAAATTCAGGGAGCCGAGGCGAAGCGTATTCTGGACGAGATCCGCCGCGACCTTGCACCGGTCTGA
- a CDS encoding DUF1127 domain-containing protein: MARSHMTAPTLILSNARALPPVSRLIVSLAQTVLTWDLRRHGRRALRDLDPHLLRDIGLSEQSAAEEGAKAFWRA, translated from the coding sequence ATGGCCCGGTCCCACATGACCGCCCCTACGCTGATCCTCTCCAATGCACGGGCGCTGCCGCCCGTCTCGCGGTTGATTGTGTCGCTGGCACAGACCGTCTTGACTTGGGATCTGCGTCGCCATGGCCGTCGTGCATTGCGCGATCTGGATCCGCATCTGCTGCGTGATATCGGATTGTCCGAGCAGAGCGCCGCCGAAGAAGGTGCAAAAGCCTTCTGGCGGGCCTGA